A region from the Eretmochelys imbricata isolate rEreImb1 chromosome 16, rEreImb1.hap1, whole genome shotgun sequence genome encodes:
- the CRB2 gene encoding protein crumbs homolog 2, whose amino-acid sequence MCETCLQCPGISNLSVVESSASWDLELNEDMFFKKQHQDLNGNSNKMWGTSGSETASSCSSFPCENGGSCEDLEGGYKCLCPQQPVAYMGTNCEFLYSVCAVHKCPPNWICSETAGLLDYECICRPGFTGTECRVNINECESNPCKGPHFECVDSANGYICQCQMGPNGEGCHTEISVCSSHPCQNNGTCIEGAEIYTCSCQPGHTGAHCEDNIDECASSPCQNGAICLDRVNEYNCFCVPGFQGYRCEIDINECASRPCKNNGTCLNEMDHYLCKCVPGYTGVNCDAEIDECDSDPCQNGGTCTDHIGFYTCTCAPGYEGIQCEVDINECASQPCINGGICHDLVDSYQCDCSDTGFEGEHCELDILECASQPCLNSATCLEGVKNYSCACWPGYTGQRCEEDVDECATDPCYNGGVCFERSNQTYYGTRYDFPSEFSYSQAAGFLCWCQPGFSGENCSVNIDECESQPCQNGGCCTDLVNGFLCHCLPGYSGVECTVNIDECKDGPCENGATCKDAIADFFCYCAPSQDGIIWGGKNCSVELTGCQTHACQNEALCIPTYQADTHGHLCQCQPGFYDAKCSTPTTFSFSSRGYIFIDMPMNNNRSRTDVAGDYLATVSLRFRTTLPDAILFYRGNEAEYLFLELSDGMLHVGLRRDDTESSLLLKGLRVDDGQWHKAEVLLQDSLQLKLWHKACDAGVCLQDFPTTDSTASLSPAFLKTYIGGVDGDSTANNTRSRESFIGCLEDLQIDYQAILPWDIPLHESSSVELGCNRTEWCHSQPCSQRGLCVDLWATFRCDCSRPYEGQTCSHEYPAGTFGLENSSSFASFTIADNLGANFNVSFFIRTLKPSGLVLQISNGTDPCLTVYLKNGQLQIATPYANAVTFSENLADGRRYMVTLTFQGGRVHVSHSDRDVELGQLAVMPLVAGFQMSVGGLPHQDHLSTWGGYFKGCLQDVQLNNHRMEFFPAQAENYSLPQKVYVVQTTNLAPGCISDDTCKSGPCRNGGTCAITWNDFSCSCPANFTGKTCEERVWCASDPCPTATSCVDVPAGYVCLANATFHGNAAIEFTTNASVTRALNSLHLDFKTRDEDAILLWATEEVDSLQIAIQNSTLLVDIRSGNSIEGVSFLSQTPVADGSWHRVTLSMEEPSALSSRWLVHLDASVNMTLQGNAGNLDFLKNNVLVVLAENFTGCLGHVNIGGVYLPFTGVLSYPQTEQFRQSNRGHVQLGCIGADVCASSPCLNAGTCEDLFNSFRCACIAGWEGPLCESNIDDCKSSPCIHGDCVDSVADFQCDCFRGYIGKKCNINVDDCIRHQCLNGGTCVDGVYSYSCECPAQYSGPRCEWPFPPQQCGKNFTCLNGGKCTSGTWGANCTCKPGFTGRKCQININECDPNPCQNGGTCQDSVNKYECVCSASYTGERCDVDKGTPGAFFPFPLIEVAAPVACGCLLLLIIGLIFMILTARKRRQSEGTYSPSQQEVAGARLEMDSVLKVPPEERLI is encoded by the exons ATGTGCGAAACCTGCCTGCAGTGTCCTGGCATTTCCAACCTCTCTGTTGTGGAATCTTCTGCAAGCTGGGATCTGGAGCTGAATGAAGATATGTTCTTCAAAAAGCAGCACcaa GACTTGAATGGAAACAGTAATAAAATGTGGG GAACATCAGGCTCTGAAACTGCCAGCAGCTGTTCATCATTCCCTTGTGAGAACGGGGGAAGCTGTGAGGATTTGGAGGGGGGCTACAAGTGCCTCTGCCCCCAGCAACCAGTGGCATACATGGGCACAAACTGTGAATTCCTCTACTCTGTGTGTGCTGTGCACAAATGTCCCCCGAATTGGATATGCAGTGAAACTGCGGGACTCCTGGATTATGAATGCATCTGTAGGCCTGGCTTCACAGGTACTGAGTGTCGTGTTAACATTAATGAGTGTGAGAGCAATCCTTGTAAAGGGCCTCATTTTGAATGTGTAGATAGTGCAAATGGATACATCTGCCAATGCCAAATGGGACCAAATGGAGAAGGCTGCCACACTGAAATATCTGTGTGCTCTAGCCACCCCTGCCAAAATAATGGGACCTGCATCGAGGGTGCCGAGATATATACCTGCAGCTGCCAACCTGGTCACACTGGGGCCCACTGTGAAGATAACATTGACGAGTGCGCCTCCAGCCCATGTCAGAATGGAGCCATCTGCCTAGACAGGGTGAATGAGTATAACTGTTTCTGTGTGCCTGGGTTCCAAGGATACCGCTGTGAAATAGACATCAACGAGTGTGCATCCCGGCCCTGTAAAAACAATGGCACCTGCCTGAATGAGATGGATCACTATTTGTGCAAGTGTGTCCCCGGCTATACAG GTGTAAACTGTGATGCTGAAATAGATGAATGTGACTCAGACCCTTGCCAGAATGGGGGCACGTGCACTGACCATATTGGGTTCTACACCTGCACTTGTGCACCAGGTTATGAGGGAATCCAGTGTGAGGTGGACATCAATGAATGTGCAAGCCAACCATGTATCAACGGAGGGATATGTCATGACCTTGTTGACAG CTACCAGTGTGATTGCAGTGACACAGGCTTTGAAGGGGAGCACTGTGAGCTGGATATCCTGGAGTGCGCCTCCCAGCCCTGTTTGAACAGTGCTACCTGTCTGGAGGGTGTCAAGAATTACAGCTGTGCCTGCTGGCCTG GTTACACAGGGCAGCGCTGTGAGGAGGATGTGGATGAGTGCGCTACAGACCCTTGTTACAATGGAGGCGTGTGCTTTGAGCGATCCAACCAAACCTACTATGGGACACGATACGACTTCCCCAGCGAGTTCAGCTATAGTCAAGCTGCTGGTTTCCTCTGCTGGTGCCAGCCAGGTTTTTCAG GGGAGAACTGCTCTGTTAACATTGATGAATGTGAGTCTCAGCCATGTCAGAATGGAGGGTGCTGCACCGATCTGGTTAACGGCTTCCTTTGCCATTGTCTACCAGGATACTCAG GTGTGGAATGTACTGTCAATATCGATGAGTGCAAGGATGGCCCATGCGAGAATGGAGCTACCTGTAAGGATGCCATTGCTGACTTCTTCTGCTACTGTGCCCCTAGTCAGGATGGCATCATATGGGGAGGGAAGAACTGCTCTGTTGAGCTTACTGGGTGCCAGACGCATGCTTGCCAAAACGAGGCCTTGTGCATCCCAACATACCAAGCTGATACCCATGGACACCTTTGCCAGTGCCAGCCTGGTTTCTACGATGCCAAATGCTCAACACCAACCACATTTTCCTTTAGTTCCCGAGGGTATATCTTCATTGATATGCCCATGAATAATAATCGGAGCAGGACAGATGTGGCAGGGGACTACCTGGCCACAGTGTCTCTCCGGTTCCGAACCACCTTGCCTGATGCCATCCTCTTCTACCGAGGCAATGAAGCAGAGTATCTGTTCCTGGAGCTCTCTGATGGCATGCTGCATGTGGGGTTGAGGAGAGACGATACTGAATCCTCTTTGCTCTTGAAGGGGCTGAGGGTTGATGACGGCCAGTGGCACAAAGCTGAGGTTCTTCTGCAAGACTCTCTACAATTAAAGCTCTGGCATAAAGCTTGCGACGCAGGAGTCTGCCTGCAGGACTTTCCTACTACAGATAGTACTGCTTCTCTCTCACCTGCCTTCCTAAAAACTTACATCGGGGGAGTTGATGGAGACTCGACAGCTAACAATACGCGGAGCCGGGAGAGTTTCATCGGCTGCCTGGAGGACCTGCAGATTGATTATCAGGCTATTCTTCCCTGGGATATCCCCCTCCATGAATCCTCCTCAGTGGAGCTGGGCTGCAACAGGACAGAATGGTGccactcccagccctgttctcagagAGGCCTGTGCGTAGACCTCTGGGCAACCTTTAGGTGTGACTGCTCTAGGCCTTATGAAGGCCAGACTTGTTCACATG aGTACCCAGCAGGAACGTTTGGCTTGGAGAATTCCTCCAGCTTTGCTTCCTTCACAATTGCTGATAATCTTGGTGCAAACTtcaatgtttccttttttatCCGTACTCTGAAGCCAAGTGGCCTAGTGCTGCAAATCAGCAATGGGACTGACCCCTGCCTCACTGTGTACCTGAAGAATGGCCAGCTCCAGATAGCAACACCATATGCAAATGCTGTGACTTTCTCAGAAAACCTGGCTGATGGGAGAAGATATATGGTAACTCTCACCTTCCAAGGAGGAAGAGTTCATGTCAGCCATTCAGACAGAGATGTGGAGCTAGGGCAGCTGGCAGTGATGCCTCTTGTAGCTGGTTTTCAGATGTCTGTTGGTGGACTTCCTCACCAAGACCATTTGAGCACATGGGGAGGATATTTTAAAGGGTGTCTTCAAGATGTCCAGCTCAACAACCACCGAATGGAGTTCTTTCCTGCTCAGGCTGAGAACTACAGTCTGCCACAAAAGGTGTACGTGGTACAAACCACTAACCTCGCACCGGGCTGCATCTCTGATGACACCTGCAAG TCTGGACCATGTCGCAATGGTGGCACATGTGCTATCACCTGGaatgacttcagttgcagctgtccAGCAAATTTCACTGGGAAAACCTGTGAGGAAAGAGTCTGGTGTGCAAGTGACCCTTGCCCCACAGCCACTTCCTGCGTGGATGTTCCAGCAGGATATGTAT GTCTGGCTAATGCAACATTTCATGGCAATGCTGCCATTGAATTCACCACCAATGCTTCAGTCACCAGAGCTCTCAACAGCCTCCACCTAGACTTCAAAACCAGGGACGAAGATGCCATTTTGCTTTGGGCTACTGAAGAGGTGGACTCCCTGCAAATTGCCATTCAGAACTCCACTCTGCTTGTGGATATTAGAAGTGGGAACAGCATTGAGGGGGTCAGTTTCCTGAGTCAGACACCCGTTGCGGATGGCTCCTGGCACAGGGTCACTCTGTCTATGGAAGAGCCGTCTGCACTGTCTTCACGGTGGCTAGTTCATTTGGATGCTTCTGTGAACATGACTCTCCAGGGGAATGCTGGGAACCTGGACTTCTTAAAGAACAATGTGCTGGTTGTACTAGCTGAGAACTTCACAGGCTGCCTTGGCCATGTGAACATAGGGGGAGTATATCTGCCATTCACTGGTGTGCTCTCCTACCCTCAGACAGAGCAGTTTCGGCAGTCTAACAGGGGGCACGTCCAGCTGGGCTGCATTGGGGCTGATGTGTGTGCTTCAAGCCCTTGCCTCAATGCGGGCACTTGTGAGGATTTGTTTAACTCCTTCCGGTGTGCCTGCATTGCCGGATGGGAGGGGCCTCTGTGCGAGTCTAACATAGATGACTGCAAGTCCAGCCCGTGCATCCATGGGGACTGCGTGGACTCAGTGGCAGATTTTCAGTGTGACTGTTTCCGGGGATACATTGGGAAGAAGTGTAACATCAATGTGGACGATTGCATACGACACCAGTGCTTAAATGGAGGGACCTGTGTCGATGGGGTTTACAGCTACTCCTGCGAGTGCCCAGCTCAGTACTCAGGACCTCGCTGCGA ATGGCCGTTCCCACCTCAACAGTGCGGCAAAAACTTCACCTGTCTGAATGGAGGCAAATGTACCAGTGGGACATGGGGAGCCAACTGCACCTGCAAGCCGGGCTTCACCGGAAGGAA ATGTCAAATTAACATCAATGAGTGTGATCCAAACCCGTGCCAGAATGGAGGGACATGCCAGGACTCTGTGAACAAGTACGAGTGTGTGTGCAGCGCCAGCTACACCGGAGAGCGCTGTGATGTTGAT AAAGGGACTCCAGGTGCTTTCTTCCCATTCCCATTAATTGAAGTAGCTGCCCCTGTAGCCTGTGGCTGTTTGCTGCTACTTATTATTGGTCTCATATTCATGATTCTCACTGCACGGAAGAGGCGCCAATCGGAGGGAACCTACAGCCCAAGCCAGcaagaggtggcaggagctcgcTTGGAGATGGACAGTGTCCTAAAGGTGCCACCGGAAGAGCGTTTAATATAG